A genome region from Coffea arabica cultivar ET-39 chromosome 7e, Coffea Arabica ET-39 HiFi, whole genome shotgun sequence includes the following:
- the LOC113702488 gene encoding uncharacterized protein isoform X3, which produces MMVLIWSSAMMLRRFCCFSTSASSSLASAPFSSLNKKRRLVFLGSPQVAAIVTQPPSGRDRGRKITPSPVAQHALDKGFPSDLIFTPVKAGEVNWGQMITIQESFLENFKSLEPELCVTAAYGNILPSKFLKIPSLGTVNIHPSLLPLYRGAAPVQRALEDGVKETGVSLAFTVRQLDAGPVISCQRIDVDDQIKAAELLELLFAQGSELLLRELPFIFDGSAKRKAEEQDESKATLAPKITPKESWLSFDQEAITLHNKVRAFAGWPGTRAKVMIVDPQNGQSNTTELKIITTRVYNGAKAQSGDADDVVFNKGSLIFPCGRQTALEVLEVQLPGKKVVNASAFWNGLRGQKLKRI; this is translated from the exons atgatggtaTTGATATGGTCCTCTGCGATGATGCTTCGACGCTTTTGCTGCTTCAGCACTAGTGCTTCTTCTTCTCTTGCATCTGCTCCTTTTTCTTCCCTTAACAAGAAAAGGCGTCTGGTCTTCTTGGGATCCCCTCAG GTTGCTGCAATTGTTACTCAGCCACCCTCTGGGAGAGATAGAGGAAGAAAGATCACGCCTTCTCCTGTAGCACAGCATGCTCTTGACAAAGGCTTCCCCTCTGATTTGATATTCACACCTGTAAAAGCTGGTGAG GTAAATTGGGGGCAAATGATAACCATCCAG GAATCATTTCTTGAGAATTTCAAGTCTCTGGAGCCTGAACTTTGTGTTACTGCTGCATATGGGAATATTTTACCAAGCAAGTTTCTGAAGATTCCATCATTGG GGACCGTAAACATTCACCCAAGCTTGCTGCCTCTCTACCGTGGTGCAGCCCCTGTTCAGCGAGCATTGGAG GATGGCGTAAAGGAAACAGGAGTGTCACTAGCATTTACTGTACGTCAACTGGATGCTGGACCTGTTATTTCTTGTCAAAGAATAGATGTAGATGATCAAATAAAG GCAGCAGAGCTACTTGAGTTATTATTTGCACAAG GATCTGAACTTCTGCTCCGTGAGCTTCCCTTTATTTTTGATGGATCAGCTAAAAGAAAAGCAGAAGAGCAGGATGAATCTAAAGCAACTCTGGCTCCAAAG ATAACACCCAAGGAGTCATGGCTATCCTTTGATCAAGAAGCTATAACCCTTCATAACAAG GTTCGTGCATTTGCAGGTTGGCCTGGTACCAGAGCTAAAGTCATGATTGTGGATCCCCAAAACGGTCAGTCTAATACTACCGAGCTTAAGATTATCACAACAAGAGTTTATAATGGTGCCAAAGCTCAGAGTGGGGATGCTGATGATGTGGTTTTCAACAAAGGTTCACTGATATTCCCATGTGGCAGGCAGACGGCACTGGAG GTGCTAGAAGTGCAACTTCCAGGTAAAAAGGTGGTAAATGCGTCAGCATTTTGGAATGGATTGAGAGGTCAGAAATTGAAGCGGATATGA
- the LOC113702160 gene encoding uncharacterized protein isoform X1, translating into MTTLVPSEADLLMEKRKEPENGGSEGSRKKKKKRQVSTPRPACSWVHFSREFIKEYSASHPGSSGLKTATKAASDAWKLMSPEEKEKYTTRAREVWDKYLSASPARAPKPRRQTKLVTRCSPGRLLNVIQRLTPEQKASVKSMGFGSILGLRCRTLRRSLCLWLLERFNTMRRSLEICGERIPLTPQDVELVMGLAASGKDVVNSGPDDVILELRQKYNATNRGISVRLLEERLAAPEAGEDFKRSFVLYVLGTLLCPTARLDVSPTFLHFLTNVEVIHQYNWGKFLLDRLVREVARYRQGKQRAVGGCLLFLQLFYYECVAVRGLHELAPVSFPCLYSWGEEEISEREKQEKELGGYGAGEVVCKERGLGMGLLGYKRQAEIMPTRIMAPEFDHCPAQEQDGHLENVPINDREGTAVSGETAVADSVRRACRNVEYGCTELVDYETRNDHEEACIYTPCACPLKNCDFVGSSGQLSLHFSSKHWDSGRRFQYDCPLCVSLGKNETHLVLQAEKDGVLFLLNKGTESIGHNLVITCICPSSSKERYFYDLASERGSSSLRLKSYTQNYPGRVEGSPPVDFLLVPFAYLSSSGQLDVEVCIWSSNGPSAD; encoded by the exons ATGACCACTTTG GTACCAAGTGAAGCAGATCTTCTTATGGAAAAGAGAAAGGAACCAGAGAATGGAGGTTCTGAAGGGAgtaggaaaaagaagaagaagaggcaaGTTAGCACGCCCCGCCCTGCCTGCTCTTGGGTGCATTTCAG CCGCGAATTTATTAAGGAGTATAGTGCTTCACATCCTGGATCGTCGGGTCTGAAAACA GCCACAAAAGCTGCCTCAGATGCCTGGAAGCTGATGAGccctgaagaaaaagaaaaatacactaCTCGTGCCCGTGAAGTGTGGGATAAGTATTTGAGTGCAAGTCCTGCCCGGGCTCCTAAACCAAGACGGCAG ACCAAACTGGTTACAAGGTGCTCCCCTGGTCGTTTATTGAATGTAATACAGCGGCTAACGCCAGAACAGAAGGCTTCTGTGAAAAGCATGGGATTTGGTAGCATCCTTGGTTTAAGATGCCGAACTCTTAGGCGTAGTTTGTGCCTTTGGCTATTGGAGAGATTTAACACCATGAGACGTAGCTTGGAGATTTGCGGTGAGCGCATACCTCTAACTCCACAAGATGTGGAACTTGTCATGGGATTAGCAGCTAGTGGAAAGGATGTGGTGAATTCAGGTCCTGATGATGTAATTTTGGAATTGCGTCAAAAATACAATGCCACCAATCGTGGGATTTCTGTGCGCCTTTTAGAAGAGCGATTGGCAGCTCCAGAAGCGGGAGAGGATTTCAAAAGATCATTTGTTCTTTATGTATTAGGCACTCTTTTGTGTCCTACTGCAAGATTGGATGTTAGCCCAACATTCCTCCACTTTTTGACAAATGTGGAAGTTATCCATCAGTATAATTGGGGAAAGTTCTTGCTTGACCGGCTAGTTCGTGAGGTAGCTCGCTATCGTCAAGGGAAGCAACGTGCCGTTGGTGGTTGTTTGTTGTTTCTCCAG CTTTTCTACTATGAATGTGTCGCTGTTAGAGGATTGCATGAACTGGCCcctgtttcttttccttgcttatACTCTTGGGGTGAGGAAGAAATTAGTGAAagagaaaagcaagaaaaagagcTTGGTGGTTATGGTGCAGGGGAG GTGGTCTGTAAGGAGAGAGGACTTGGGATGGGACTACTTGGGTACAAGCGCCAAGCTGAGATCATGCCGACCAGGATTATGGCACCTGAGTTTGATCATTGTCCTGCACAGGAGCAGGATGGACACTTG GAAAATGTGCCAATTAATGACAGAGAAGGTACTGCAGTCAGTGGAGAGACTGCTGTCGCTGATTCAGTCAGAAGAGCATGTCGAAATGTGGAGTACGGATGCACAGAACTTGTGGATTATGAAACGCGGAATGACCATGAAGAGGCCTGCATATACACTCCATGTGCCTGCCCCCTTAAGAACTGTGACTTTGTTGGGTCCTCTGGGCAGTTGTCACTGCATTTCAGCAGCAAACACTGGGACTCGGGAAGACGCTTTCAGTATGACTGCCCTCTTTGTGTTTCACTGGGCAAGAATGAGACACACCTTGTTTTGCAAGCAGAAAAAGATGGTGTTCTCTTTCTCCTGAATAAGGGGACAGAAAGCATTGGGCATAACCTCGTGATAACTTGCATTTGCCCAAGCTCATCTAAGGAACGATATTTTTATGATCTTGCATCAGAAAGAGGAAGCAGCTCTCTGAGATTGAAGTCATACACACAAAATTACCCAGGCAGGgtggaaggttcacctcctgtGGACTTTCTTCTAGTTCCCTTTGCTTATCTCAGCTCATCTGGGCAGCTAGATGTAGAAGTTTGCATATGGAGTTCAAACGGTCCAAGTGCTGATTGA
- the LOC113702160 gene encoding uncharacterized protein isoform X4, translated as MTTLVPSEADLLMEKRKEPENGGSEGSRKKKKKRQVSTPRPACSWVHFSREFIKEYSASHPGSSGLKTATKAASDAWKLMSPEEKEKYTTRAREVWDKYLSASPARAPKPRRQTKLVTRCSPGRLLNVIQRLTPEQKASVKSMGFGSILGLRCRTLRRSLCLWLLERFNTMRRSLEICGERIPLTPQDVELVMGLAASGKDVVNSGPDDVILELRQKYNATNRGISVRLLEERLAAPEAGEDFKRSFVLYVLGTLLCPTARLDVSPTFLHFLTNVEVIHQYNWGKFLLDRLVREVARYRQGKQRAVGGCLLFLQLFYYECVAVRGLHELAPVSFPCLYSWGEEEISEREKQEKELGGYGAGEVVCKERGLGMGLLGYKRQAEIMPTRIMAPEFDHCPAQEQDGHLFIGAGVM; from the exons ATGACCACTTTG GTACCAAGTGAAGCAGATCTTCTTATGGAAAAGAGAAAGGAACCAGAGAATGGAGGTTCTGAAGGGAgtaggaaaaagaagaagaagaggcaaGTTAGCACGCCCCGCCCTGCCTGCTCTTGGGTGCATTTCAG CCGCGAATTTATTAAGGAGTATAGTGCTTCACATCCTGGATCGTCGGGTCTGAAAACA GCCACAAAAGCTGCCTCAGATGCCTGGAAGCTGATGAGccctgaagaaaaagaaaaatacactaCTCGTGCCCGTGAAGTGTGGGATAAGTATTTGAGTGCAAGTCCTGCCCGGGCTCCTAAACCAAGACGGCAG ACCAAACTGGTTACAAGGTGCTCCCCTGGTCGTTTATTGAATGTAATACAGCGGCTAACGCCAGAACAGAAGGCTTCTGTGAAAAGCATGGGATTTGGTAGCATCCTTGGTTTAAGATGCCGAACTCTTAGGCGTAGTTTGTGCCTTTGGCTATTGGAGAGATTTAACACCATGAGACGTAGCTTGGAGATTTGCGGTGAGCGCATACCTCTAACTCCACAAGATGTGGAACTTGTCATGGGATTAGCAGCTAGTGGAAAGGATGTGGTGAATTCAGGTCCTGATGATGTAATTTTGGAATTGCGTCAAAAATACAATGCCACCAATCGTGGGATTTCTGTGCGCCTTTTAGAAGAGCGATTGGCAGCTCCAGAAGCGGGAGAGGATTTCAAAAGATCATTTGTTCTTTATGTATTAGGCACTCTTTTGTGTCCTACTGCAAGATTGGATGTTAGCCCAACATTCCTCCACTTTTTGACAAATGTGGAAGTTATCCATCAGTATAATTGGGGAAAGTTCTTGCTTGACCGGCTAGTTCGTGAGGTAGCTCGCTATCGTCAAGGGAAGCAACGTGCCGTTGGTGGTTGTTTGTTGTTTCTCCAG CTTTTCTACTATGAATGTGTCGCTGTTAGAGGATTGCATGAACTGGCCcctgtttcttttccttgcttatACTCTTGGGGTGAGGAAGAAATTAGTGAAagagaaaagcaagaaaaagagcTTGGTGGTTATGGTGCAGGGGAG GTGGTCTGTAAGGAGAGAGGACTTGGGATGGGACTACTTGGGTACAAGCGCCAAGCTGAGATCATGCCGACCAGGATTATGGCACCTGAGTTTGATCATTGTCCTGCACAGGAGCAGGATGGACACTTG TTTATTGGCGCAGGTGTAATGTGA
- the LOC113702160 gene encoding uncharacterized protein isoform X2 produces the protein MEKRKEPENGGSEGSRKKKKKRQVSTPRPACSWVHFSREFIKEYSASHPGSSGLKTATKAASDAWKLMSPEEKEKYTTRAREVWDKYLSASPARAPKPRRQTKLVTRCSPGRLLNVIQRLTPEQKASVKSMGFGSILGLRCRTLRRSLCLWLLERFNTMRRSLEICGERIPLTPQDVELVMGLAASGKDVVNSGPDDVILELRQKYNATNRGISVRLLEERLAAPEAGEDFKRSFVLYVLGTLLCPTARLDVSPTFLHFLTNVEVIHQYNWGKFLLDRLVREVARYRQGKQRAVGGCLLFLQLFYYECVAVRGLHELAPVSFPCLYSWGEEEISEREKQEKELGGYGAGEVVCKERGLGMGLLGYKRQAEIMPTRIMAPEFDHCPAQEQDGHLENVPINDREGTAVSGETAVADSVRRACRNVEYGCTELVDYETRNDHEEACIYTPCACPLKNCDFVGSSGQLSLHFSSKHWDSGRRFQYDCPLCVSLGKNETHLVLQAEKDGVLFLLNKGTESIGHNLVITCICPSSSKERYFYDLASERGSSSLRLKSYTQNYPGRVEGSPPVDFLLVPFAYLSSSGQLDVEVCIWSSNGPSAD, from the exons ATGGAAAAGAGAAAGGAACCAGAGAATGGAGGTTCTGAAGGGAgtaggaaaaagaagaagaagaggcaaGTTAGCACGCCCCGCCCTGCCTGCTCTTGGGTGCATTTCAG CCGCGAATTTATTAAGGAGTATAGTGCTTCACATCCTGGATCGTCGGGTCTGAAAACA GCCACAAAAGCTGCCTCAGATGCCTGGAAGCTGATGAGccctgaagaaaaagaaaaatacactaCTCGTGCCCGTGAAGTGTGGGATAAGTATTTGAGTGCAAGTCCTGCCCGGGCTCCTAAACCAAGACGGCAG ACCAAACTGGTTACAAGGTGCTCCCCTGGTCGTTTATTGAATGTAATACAGCGGCTAACGCCAGAACAGAAGGCTTCTGTGAAAAGCATGGGATTTGGTAGCATCCTTGGTTTAAGATGCCGAACTCTTAGGCGTAGTTTGTGCCTTTGGCTATTGGAGAGATTTAACACCATGAGACGTAGCTTGGAGATTTGCGGTGAGCGCATACCTCTAACTCCACAAGATGTGGAACTTGTCATGGGATTAGCAGCTAGTGGAAAGGATGTGGTGAATTCAGGTCCTGATGATGTAATTTTGGAATTGCGTCAAAAATACAATGCCACCAATCGTGGGATTTCTGTGCGCCTTTTAGAAGAGCGATTGGCAGCTCCAGAAGCGGGAGAGGATTTCAAAAGATCATTTGTTCTTTATGTATTAGGCACTCTTTTGTGTCCTACTGCAAGATTGGATGTTAGCCCAACATTCCTCCACTTTTTGACAAATGTGGAAGTTATCCATCAGTATAATTGGGGAAAGTTCTTGCTTGACCGGCTAGTTCGTGAGGTAGCTCGCTATCGTCAAGGGAAGCAACGTGCCGTTGGTGGTTGTTTGTTGTTTCTCCAG CTTTTCTACTATGAATGTGTCGCTGTTAGAGGATTGCATGAACTGGCCcctgtttcttttccttgcttatACTCTTGGGGTGAGGAAGAAATTAGTGAAagagaaaagcaagaaaaagagcTTGGTGGTTATGGTGCAGGGGAG GTGGTCTGTAAGGAGAGAGGACTTGGGATGGGACTACTTGGGTACAAGCGCCAAGCTGAGATCATGCCGACCAGGATTATGGCACCTGAGTTTGATCATTGTCCTGCACAGGAGCAGGATGGACACTTG GAAAATGTGCCAATTAATGACAGAGAAGGTACTGCAGTCAGTGGAGAGACTGCTGTCGCTGATTCAGTCAGAAGAGCATGTCGAAATGTGGAGTACGGATGCACAGAACTTGTGGATTATGAAACGCGGAATGACCATGAAGAGGCCTGCATATACACTCCATGTGCCTGCCCCCTTAAGAACTGTGACTTTGTTGGGTCCTCTGGGCAGTTGTCACTGCATTTCAGCAGCAAACACTGGGACTCGGGAAGACGCTTTCAGTATGACTGCCCTCTTTGTGTTTCACTGGGCAAGAATGAGACACACCTTGTTTTGCAAGCAGAAAAAGATGGTGTTCTCTTTCTCCTGAATAAGGGGACAGAAAGCATTGGGCATAACCTCGTGATAACTTGCATTTGCCCAAGCTCATCTAAGGAACGATATTTTTATGATCTTGCATCAGAAAGAGGAAGCAGCTCTCTGAGATTGAAGTCATACACACAAAATTACCCAGGCAGGgtggaaggttcacctcctgtGGACTTTCTTCTAGTTCCCTTTGCTTATCTCAGCTCATCTGGGCAGCTAGATGTAGAAGTTTGCATATGGAGTTCAAACGGTCCAAGTGCTGATTGA
- the LOC113702160 gene encoding uncharacterized protein isoform X3: MTTLVPSEADLLMEKRKEPENGGSEGSRKKKKKRQVSTPRPACSWVHFSREFIKEYSASHPGSSGLKTATKAASDAWKLMSPEEKEKYTTRAREVWDKYLSASPARAPKPRRQTKLVTRCSPGRLLNVIQRLTPEQKASVKSMGFGSILGLRCRTLRRSLCLWLLERFNTMRRSLEICGERIPLTPQDVELVMGLAASGKDVVNSGPDDVILELRQKYNATNRGISVRLLEERLAAPEAGEDFKRSFVLYVLGTLLCPTARLDVSPTFLHFLTNVEVIHQYNWGKFLLDRLVREVARYRQGKQRAVGGCLLFLQVVCKERGLGMGLLGYKRQAEIMPTRIMAPEFDHCPAQEQDGHLENVPINDREGTAVSGETAVADSVRRACRNVEYGCTELVDYETRNDHEEACIYTPCACPLKNCDFVGSSGQLSLHFSSKHWDSGRRFQYDCPLCVSLGKNETHLVLQAEKDGVLFLLNKGTESIGHNLVITCICPSSSKERYFYDLASERGSSSLRLKSYTQNYPGRVEGSPPVDFLLVPFAYLSSSGQLDVEVCIWSSNGPSAD; the protein is encoded by the exons ATGACCACTTTG GTACCAAGTGAAGCAGATCTTCTTATGGAAAAGAGAAAGGAACCAGAGAATGGAGGTTCTGAAGGGAgtaggaaaaagaagaagaagaggcaaGTTAGCACGCCCCGCCCTGCCTGCTCTTGGGTGCATTTCAG CCGCGAATTTATTAAGGAGTATAGTGCTTCACATCCTGGATCGTCGGGTCTGAAAACA GCCACAAAAGCTGCCTCAGATGCCTGGAAGCTGATGAGccctgaagaaaaagaaaaatacactaCTCGTGCCCGTGAAGTGTGGGATAAGTATTTGAGTGCAAGTCCTGCCCGGGCTCCTAAACCAAGACGGCAG ACCAAACTGGTTACAAGGTGCTCCCCTGGTCGTTTATTGAATGTAATACAGCGGCTAACGCCAGAACAGAAGGCTTCTGTGAAAAGCATGGGATTTGGTAGCATCCTTGGTTTAAGATGCCGAACTCTTAGGCGTAGTTTGTGCCTTTGGCTATTGGAGAGATTTAACACCATGAGACGTAGCTTGGAGATTTGCGGTGAGCGCATACCTCTAACTCCACAAGATGTGGAACTTGTCATGGGATTAGCAGCTAGTGGAAAGGATGTGGTGAATTCAGGTCCTGATGATGTAATTTTGGAATTGCGTCAAAAATACAATGCCACCAATCGTGGGATTTCTGTGCGCCTTTTAGAAGAGCGATTGGCAGCTCCAGAAGCGGGAGAGGATTTCAAAAGATCATTTGTTCTTTATGTATTAGGCACTCTTTTGTGTCCTACTGCAAGATTGGATGTTAGCCCAACATTCCTCCACTTTTTGACAAATGTGGAAGTTATCCATCAGTATAATTGGGGAAAGTTCTTGCTTGACCGGCTAGTTCGTGAGGTAGCTCGCTATCGTCAAGGGAAGCAACGTGCCGTTGGTGGTTGTTTGTTGTTTCTCCAG GTGGTCTGTAAGGAGAGAGGACTTGGGATGGGACTACTTGGGTACAAGCGCCAAGCTGAGATCATGCCGACCAGGATTATGGCACCTGAGTTTGATCATTGTCCTGCACAGGAGCAGGATGGACACTTG GAAAATGTGCCAATTAATGACAGAGAAGGTACTGCAGTCAGTGGAGAGACTGCTGTCGCTGATTCAGTCAGAAGAGCATGTCGAAATGTGGAGTACGGATGCACAGAACTTGTGGATTATGAAACGCGGAATGACCATGAAGAGGCCTGCATATACACTCCATGTGCCTGCCCCCTTAAGAACTGTGACTTTGTTGGGTCCTCTGGGCAGTTGTCACTGCATTTCAGCAGCAAACACTGGGACTCGGGAAGACGCTTTCAGTATGACTGCCCTCTTTGTGTTTCACTGGGCAAGAATGAGACACACCTTGTTTTGCAAGCAGAAAAAGATGGTGTTCTCTTTCTCCTGAATAAGGGGACAGAAAGCATTGGGCATAACCTCGTGATAACTTGCATTTGCCCAAGCTCATCTAAGGAACGATATTTTTATGATCTTGCATCAGAAAGAGGAAGCAGCTCTCTGAGATTGAAGTCATACACACAAAATTACCCAGGCAGGgtggaaggttcacctcctgtGGACTTTCTTCTAGTTCCCTTTGCTTATCTCAGCTCATCTGGGCAGCTAGATGTAGAAGTTTGCATATGGAGTTCAAACGGTCCAAGTGCTGATTGA
- the LOC113702488 gene encoding uncharacterized protein isoform X2 — MMVLIWSSAMMLRRFCCFSTSASSSLASAPFSSLNKKRRLVFLGSPQVSASVLDALFSASSAPDSLFEVAAIVTQPPSGRDRGRKITPSPVAQHALDKGFPSDLIFTPVKAGEESFLENFKSLEPELCVTAAYGNILPSKFLKIPSLGTVNIHPSLLPLYRGAAPVQRALEDGVKETGVSLAFTVRQLDAGPVISCQRIDVDDQIKAAELLELLFAQGSELLLRELPFIFDGSAKRKAEEQDESKATLAPKITPKESWLSFDQEAITLHNKVRAFAGWPGTRAKVMIVDPQNGQSNTTELKIITTRVYNGAKAQSGDADDVVFNKGSLIFPCGRQTALEVLEVQLPGKKVVNASAFWNGLRGQKLKRI; from the exons atgatggtaTTGATATGGTCCTCTGCGATGATGCTTCGACGCTTTTGCTGCTTCAGCACTAGTGCTTCTTCTTCTCTTGCATCTGCTCCTTTTTCTTCCCTTAACAAGAAAAGGCGTCTGGTCTTCTTGGGATCCCCTCAG GTATCTGCTTCGGTTCTTGATGCTTTATTCTCTGCATCTTCTGCTCCTGATTCCCTATTTGAG GTTGCTGCAATTGTTACTCAGCCACCCTCTGGGAGAGATAGAGGAAGAAAGATCACGCCTTCTCCTGTAGCACAGCATGCTCTTGACAAAGGCTTCCCCTCTGATTTGATATTCACACCTGTAAAAGCTGGTGAG GAATCATTTCTTGAGAATTTCAAGTCTCTGGAGCCTGAACTTTGTGTTACTGCTGCATATGGGAATATTTTACCAAGCAAGTTTCTGAAGATTCCATCATTGG GGACCGTAAACATTCACCCAAGCTTGCTGCCTCTCTACCGTGGTGCAGCCCCTGTTCAGCGAGCATTGGAG GATGGCGTAAAGGAAACAGGAGTGTCACTAGCATTTACTGTACGTCAACTGGATGCTGGACCTGTTATTTCTTGTCAAAGAATAGATGTAGATGATCAAATAAAG GCAGCAGAGCTACTTGAGTTATTATTTGCACAAG GATCTGAACTTCTGCTCCGTGAGCTTCCCTTTATTTTTGATGGATCAGCTAAAAGAAAAGCAGAAGAGCAGGATGAATCTAAAGCAACTCTGGCTCCAAAG ATAACACCCAAGGAGTCATGGCTATCCTTTGATCAAGAAGCTATAACCCTTCATAACAAG GTTCGTGCATTTGCAGGTTGGCCTGGTACCAGAGCTAAAGTCATGATTGTGGATCCCCAAAACGGTCAGTCTAATACTACCGAGCTTAAGATTATCACAACAAGAGTTTATAATGGTGCCAAAGCTCAGAGTGGGGATGCTGATGATGTGGTTTTCAACAAAGGTTCACTGATATTCCCATGTGGCAGGCAGACGGCACTGGAG GTGCTAGAAGTGCAACTTCCAGGTAAAAAGGTGGTAAATGCGTCAGCATTTTGGAATGGATTGAGAGGTCAGAAATTGAAGCGGATATGA
- the LOC113702488 gene encoding uncharacterized protein isoform X1, which yields MMVLIWSSAMMLRRFCCFSTSASSSLASAPFSSLNKKRRLVFLGSPQVSASVLDALFSASSAPDSLFEVAAIVTQPPSGRDRGRKITPSPVAQHALDKGFPSDLIFTPVKAGEVNWGQMITIQESFLENFKSLEPELCVTAAYGNILPSKFLKIPSLGTVNIHPSLLPLYRGAAPVQRALEDGVKETGVSLAFTVRQLDAGPVISCQRIDVDDQIKAAELLELLFAQGSELLLRELPFIFDGSAKRKAEEQDESKATLAPKITPKESWLSFDQEAITLHNKVRAFAGWPGTRAKVMIVDPQNGQSNTTELKIITTRVYNGAKAQSGDADDVVFNKGSLIFPCGRQTALEVLEVQLPGKKVVNASAFWNGLRGQKLKRI from the exons atgatggtaTTGATATGGTCCTCTGCGATGATGCTTCGACGCTTTTGCTGCTTCAGCACTAGTGCTTCTTCTTCTCTTGCATCTGCTCCTTTTTCTTCCCTTAACAAGAAAAGGCGTCTGGTCTTCTTGGGATCCCCTCAG GTATCTGCTTCGGTTCTTGATGCTTTATTCTCTGCATCTTCTGCTCCTGATTCCCTATTTGAG GTTGCTGCAATTGTTACTCAGCCACCCTCTGGGAGAGATAGAGGAAGAAAGATCACGCCTTCTCCTGTAGCACAGCATGCTCTTGACAAAGGCTTCCCCTCTGATTTGATATTCACACCTGTAAAAGCTGGTGAG GTAAATTGGGGGCAAATGATAACCATCCAG GAATCATTTCTTGAGAATTTCAAGTCTCTGGAGCCTGAACTTTGTGTTACTGCTGCATATGGGAATATTTTACCAAGCAAGTTTCTGAAGATTCCATCATTGG GGACCGTAAACATTCACCCAAGCTTGCTGCCTCTCTACCGTGGTGCAGCCCCTGTTCAGCGAGCATTGGAG GATGGCGTAAAGGAAACAGGAGTGTCACTAGCATTTACTGTACGTCAACTGGATGCTGGACCTGTTATTTCTTGTCAAAGAATAGATGTAGATGATCAAATAAAG GCAGCAGAGCTACTTGAGTTATTATTTGCACAAG GATCTGAACTTCTGCTCCGTGAGCTTCCCTTTATTTTTGATGGATCAGCTAAAAGAAAAGCAGAAGAGCAGGATGAATCTAAAGCAACTCTGGCTCCAAAG ATAACACCCAAGGAGTCATGGCTATCCTTTGATCAAGAAGCTATAACCCTTCATAACAAG GTTCGTGCATTTGCAGGTTGGCCTGGTACCAGAGCTAAAGTCATGATTGTGGATCCCCAAAACGGTCAGTCTAATACTACCGAGCTTAAGATTATCACAACAAGAGTTTATAATGGTGCCAAAGCTCAGAGTGGGGATGCTGATGATGTGGTTTTCAACAAAGGTTCACTGATATTCCCATGTGGCAGGCAGACGGCACTGGAG GTGCTAGAAGTGCAACTTCCAGGTAAAAAGGTGGTAAATGCGTCAGCATTTTGGAATGGATTGAGAGGTCAGAAATTGAAGCGGATATGA